From Nicotiana tabacum cultivar K326 chromosome 15, ASM71507v2, whole genome shotgun sequence, the proteins below share one genomic window:
- the LOC142169685 gene encoding uncharacterized protein LOC142169685, whose translation MYFHDEEVSFIGEEIAEAYDGWRMFFDGTANFKGVGIGVVLVLETGQYFSISAKLKFPSTNNMEEYEACILKHKLAIDMNIQELLVIGDSDLLIYQVLIEWATKNTKILPYLHCVQDLIKRFSKIEFKHVTRIQNEFADALATPSFVIQHPNKNYIDPIPIEIHKQYAYCTHVEEEFDGNPWFHDIREYLEKGEYPKNATHT comes from the coding sequence ATGTATTTTCACGACGAAGAAGtgtctttcataggagaagaaaTCGCcgaagcatatgatggttggagaatgttcttcgatggaacCGCAAACTTCAAGGGAGTAGGCATTGGAGTTGTCCTAGTATTAGAAACCGGTCAATATTTTTCGATATCCGCCAAACTCAAGTTCCCAAGCACCAACAATATGGAAGAATACGAGGCTTGCATTCTGAAACACAAATTGGCTATCGACATGAACATCCAGGAATTACTGGTAATCGGAGATTCGGACTTGCTAATATATCAGGTGCTCATagaatgggccaccaagaataCCAAGATATTGCCATACTTACATTGTGTACAAGATTTGATCAAAAGGTTCTCAAAGATAGAGTTCAAGCATGTTACTAGAATCCAGAACGAGTTTGCGGATGCACTAGCCACACCATCTTTCGtgatacaacatccaaataagaactatattgatcccatCCCAATAGAAATACATAAGCAGTATGCTTATTGCACTCACGTCGAAGAAGAGTTCGATGGGAATccatggtttcacgatatcagGGAGTATTTggagaaaggagaatacccaaaaAATGCTACACACACTTAG